A genomic window from Nicotiana sylvestris chromosome 11, ASM39365v2, whole genome shotgun sequence includes:
- the LOC104228719 gene encoding NDR1/HIN1-like protein 13 — MADRVHPRDSPPESPLPSSHNSGEVGIPTKPPQPASPKPLPPPGTYVVQVPKDQIYRYPPPENSRRYESLTKRKPRRSCCCRCLCYTFSLLLILIIALGITAGVLYLVFRPEAPKYTISDVAIKNFNLTSSSSVSPAFDVTVRAENPNNKIGIYYRKGSSVTVLFSDVNLSNGEFPAFYQPTNNVTVFKTPLKGSNVLLGSAVRTALRNEQKQGKVPFRVDIKAPVKIKVGAVKTWEITVKVKCDITVDTLTEKSKIVSKHCKYSVRLW, encoded by the coding sequence ATGGCTGATCGTGTACATCCTCGAGATTCGCCGCCGGAGAGCCCATTGCCGTCGTCGCACAACTCCGGCGAAGTAGGAATTCCTACAAAACCACCGCAGCCGGCGTCTCCAAAGCCTCTGCCACCGCCTGGAACGTATGTAGTTCAAGTACCAAAGGATCAAATCTACCGGTATCCTCCGCCGGAGAATTCCCGCCGTTACGAATCTCTGACGAAACGGAAGCCTCGCAGGAGCTGCTGCTGCCGGTGCCTTTGCTACACATTCTCTCTACTCCTCATTCTCATTATCGCGCTCGGCATCACCGCCGGCGTTCTCTACCTCGTCTTCCGCCCTGAAGCGCCGAAGTACACAATCTCCGACGTCGCGATTAAGAATTTCAACCTGACGTCATCGTCTTCCGTATCGCCTGCATTTGACGTCACTGTCCGAGCTGAAAACCCTAACAACAAGATCGGGATTTACTACAGGAAAGGAAGCTCCGTTACTGTACTCTTCTCCGATGTTAACCTCTCTAACGGCGAATTCCCGGCATTTTATCAGCCAACGAATAACGTAACGGTTTTTAAGACGCCGTTGAAAGGATCAAACGTCCTGCTCGGAAGCGCCGTTAGGACTGCGTTAAGGAATGAACAGAAGCAAGGGAAAGTGCCGTTTAGGGTGGACATTAAAGCGCCCGTTAAGATCAAGGTTGGAGCCGTTAAGACGTGGGAAATTACCGTTAAGGTTAAGTGTGACATAACGGTGGATACTTTAACGGAGAAATCTAAAATAGTTTCCAAACATTGTAAATATAGTGTGAGGCTTTGGTAG